The Euryarchaeota archaeon genome includes a region encoding these proteins:
- a CDS encoding NAD(+)/NADH kinase yields MNIGLVAKHKKESYAVAKRVVAAVKKRAAIVAEPKLAKAIGLAPKAVERMEVDAIITVGGDGTILWTMLKNDAPVLGVNMGEIGFLTEVEAKDVPRAVNRLLKGDYNIEERLRLKISLNGRSLPYAVNEAVVRTAQTSKLLHISIRVNGREIERFRADGVILATPTGSTSYSMSAGGPIVDPAVEAVLMTPLAAFRLSARPYVFPARARLETRILSAEKDALMVLDGQVEYRIKHTDRLVFTGAREPARFVRFTNRFYRRLRERLVL; encoded by the coding sequence ATGAACATCGGCCTCGTCGCAAAACATAAGAAGGAATCGTACGCCGTAGCAAAGCGCGTCGTTGCGGCCGTCAAAAAACGCGCCGCGATCGTCGCCGAACCGAAGCTCGCCAAGGCGATCGGCCTCGCCCCGAAGGCCGTCGAGCGCATGGAAGTGGACGCGATCATCACCGTCGGCGGGGACGGGACCATCCTCTGGACGATGCTCAAGAACGACGCACCGGTCCTTGGTGTGAACATGGGGGAGATCGGTTTCCTCACCGAAGTGGAAGCGAAGGATGTGCCGCGTGCCGTGAACCGTCTCTTGAAAGGGGATTACAACATCGAGGAGCGCCTGCGCTTGAAGATATCACTCAACGGGCGAAGCCTCCCTTACGCCGTGAACGAGGCGGTGGTCCGCACTGCCCAGACCTCGAAACTCCTCCATATCTCCATCCGCGTCAACGGGCGTGAGATCGAGCGGTTCCGCGCCGACGGCGTGATCCTCGCGACCCCCACGGGGTCCACCTCATACTCGATGAGCGCCGGTGGGCCGATAGTCGATCCGGCCGTCGAGGCCGTTCTCATGACGCCTCTCGCAGCGTTCCGGCTCAGCGCCCGCCCATACGTTTTCCCCGCACGGGCCCGCCTTGAGACACGGATACTCTCCGCCGAGAAGGACGCCTTGATGGTGTTGGATGGCCAGGTCGAGTATCGGATCAAGCACACGGATCGCCTCGTCTTCACTGGGGCGCGGGAACCGGCCCGGTTCGTGCGCTTCACCAACCGGTTCTACAGGCGGCTACGAGAGAGGTTGGTGCTCTGA
- a CDS encoding Mov34/MPN/PAD-1 family protein, giving the protein MGAFDFLSRKGGPRGKSADPTAGKKRAPEGPPPGRGQVRAIERRTLELIFASSKSSHPHEFAAALSCEAKAIDELVLIPGTINGEAHAIMQLYMLPVDRRIVGSVHSHPGGNPRPSDADRNLFKNFGHIHIICAEPYGPGTWRAYDHNGESVGMTVVD; this is encoded by the coding sequence ATGGGTGCCTTTGATTTCCTTTCCCGCAAAGGCGGCCCGCGGGGAAAGAGCGCGGATCCCACGGCTGGCAAGAAACGCGCGCCGGAGGGCCCACCTCCCGGGCGGGGGCAAGTTCGGGCCATCGAGAGGCGGACGCTGGAGTTGATCTTCGCCTCGTCGAAAAGCTCCCATCCGCATGAATTCGCGGCAGCGTTGAGTTGCGAGGCCAAGGCCATCGACGAACTCGTCCTCATCCCCGGAACGATCAACGGCGAGGCCCACGCCATAATGCAGCTCTACATGCTGCCCGTGGATCGTCGGATCGTGGGGAGCGTCCACAGTCACCCGGGCGGCAATCCAAGGCCTAGCGACGCGGATCGTAACCTCTTCAAGAACTTCGGGCACATCCACATCATCTGCGCCGAACCATATGGGCCCGGCACGTGGCGCGCCTATGACCACAACGGGGAGAGCGTCGGCATGACGGTCGTCGACTAG
- a CDS encoding PH domain-containing protein produces the protein MGRFQLQRGETVRLRLSPHPLSVLALYAIPLLLLFWGAFFFLLSGSGPVPAPTALKGLFASTEPLGLVGQWLLYALPMIVLTGVLWKSTKDRVLPVASVLALAAATFAGAAYPPFSSTIAVTTIASGLLGVAAAEASRRSTVYVVTSSRMVLRQGLLVTRERMTRLQNVSELESAQSLLGRLFDFGDIVPMVRPDDPADRPRTRKVKGKKEELPQWRIRGAHPFIPSKDAIFAVISDRVHQDYVEESATRTAKEERKNREGDTLSRLDELLQPAKRQNE, from the coding sequence ATGGGCCGCTTCCAACTGCAGCGCGGGGAGACCGTGCGACTGCGCCTCAGCCCGCACCCGTTGAGCGTGTTGGCGCTTTACGCGATCCCCCTGTTGCTCCTGTTCTGGGGAGCGTTCTTCTTCCTGTTGTCTGGCTCCGGCCCAGTGCCGGCGCCGACCGCTCTCAAAGGCCTCTTCGCCAGCACGGAGCCTCTGGGTCTCGTCGGGCAATGGCTCCTTTACGCGCTACCGATGATCGTCCTCACCGGCGTCCTTTGGAAGTCCACGAAGGACCGCGTGCTTCCCGTGGCAAGCGTCTTGGCCCTGGCGGCCGCCACATTCGCGGGGGCGGCCTACCCTCCCTTCTCTTCGACCATCGCAGTGACTACCATCGCGTCGGGCCTCCTGGGCGTCGCAGCGGCCGAGGCGTCCCGCCGGTCCACGGTGTACGTGGTCACGTCGTCGCGCATGGTCCTCCGACAGGGACTCCTTGTCACTCGCGAGAGGATGACGCGGCTTCAGAACGTGAGCGAACTGGAAAGCGCGCAGTCCCTCTTGGGGCGTCTCTTCGATTTCGGGGACATTGTCCCCATGGTGAGGCCGGATGACCCCGCGGATCGACCGCGCACGAGGAAGGTGAAGGGCAAGAAGGAGGAGCTTCCACAGTGGCGGATCCGGGGCGCGCACCCTTTCATCCCTTCGAAGGACGCGATCTTCGCCGTGATCTCGGACCGCGTCCACCAGGATTACGTGGAGGAATCGGCGACCCGGACGGCGAAGGAAGAAAGGAAGAACCGGGAGGGCGACACGCTCTCGCGACTCGACGAACTCCTCCAACCCGCAAAGCGCCAAAACGAATGA